From a region of the Euwallacea similis isolate ESF13 chromosome 3, ESF131.1, whole genome shotgun sequence genome:
- the Nf-YC gene encoding nuclear transcription factor Y subunit gamma, with protein sequence MATSVFFVNADGSEESKNDSTSDDLSQATTEAQQSLAQFWPKVMDEIRSIRTLDLKQQVLPLARIKKIMKLDEDVKMISAEAPLLFAKAAEIFIHELTLRAWIHTEDNKRRTLQRNDIAMAIAKYDQFDFLIDIVPREDIKPVKREEGQRSSNDQVHYYFQLAQQHHANLQQNSSSPATTTTTTATVAQTPGAIQIVQPQVQTVQVSAVEQSASNTGTAESTQAPIILQSSGQTISQTPTGNVQIIQQIVTPSGEIQQIPIQLTPQQLQMIKLQLQGNSSQPVIIQAPIATNTPQQVVQVAQQNGAQVFLAQASSATDTE encoded by the exons ATGGCTACATCCGTATTTTTCGTAAATGC CGATGGCAGTGAAGAAAGTAAGAATGATTCCACCTCTGATGATCTAAGCCAAGCAACTACTGAAGCTCAGCAGTCTTTAGCCCAATTTTGGCCTAAAGTAATGGATGAAATAAGATCCATTCGCACG ctGGATCTAAAACAACAAGTACTGCCTTTGgccagaattaaaaaaattatgaaattagaTGAAGACGTGAAAATGATCAGTGCGGAAGCGCCCCTGCTTTTTGCAAAAGCTGCGGAAATCTTCATTCATGAGCTTACATTAAGAGCATGGATACACACTGAGGATAATAAAAGAAGAACCCTTCAG AGGAATGATATTGCCATGGCCATTGCAAAATATGaccaatttgattttttaattgacattGTACCTAGGGAAGATATAAAACCTGTAAAAAGGGAAGAAGGGCAAAGATCCAGTAATGACCAA gtacattattatttccaattaGCTCAGCAACACCACGCAAATTTGCAGCAAAATAGCTCGTCGCCAGCAACAACTACAACCACCACAGCGACGGTGGCGCAAACGCCTGGAGCGATTCAAATTGTTCAGCCACAAGTGCAGACGGTACAGGTCAGCGCAGTTGAGCag AGTGCATCAAATACCGGTACTGCAGAATCAACCCAGGCACCCATTATCCTACAATCTAGTGGTCAAACCATTTCACAAACGCCGACAGGCAACGTACAGATTATACAGCAAATTGTAACGCCAAGTGGGGAAATTCAACAAATACCT aTTCAGTTGACTCCTCAACAATTGCAAATGATTAAATTACAGCTGCAAGGAAATTCATCGCAACCAGTAATAATTCAAGCCCCAATAGCCACAAATACACCTCAACAAGTTGTGCAG gTCGCTCAGCAAAATGGTGCCCAAGTATTTCTGGCGCAAGCGAGTAGTGCCACAGATACTGAATAA
- the LOC136419923 gene encoding uncharacterized protein isoform X1 — protein sequence MYCMRFPILLVTILVACAIETLGYTRTDRRVSSIDKRQAANADQMVQNILNWLQDVYVQNSRSVRQGTLREYLPPSNTEKPRPFRPGYPPAGYSPEPAFPLPTNPATGGITAPEGYRPDEQASDVLIPPEIGSGGGQNGYPKADTVKPSFTLPTTGGASPQATRPTTTIYPSTYPQEHTGYPTGQPTVPSTIAGESQPGTLPTRPETGPTVTSTLGIGYPDSTPGVPFTSQTAISTSIPEQTQPSYPPYTSPPQGTQTPVAPEGTTSTTQAEQATTTLNHETSAPSTTLSPSSQAPTEGAAPSTLPPSTTLAPNVPSAPAETTTGSTPAESEATTISPESNTIPGPARAVPGTVEADDSKHPPHIHAIDVQCSKESMTINLEFNRVFDGIIYSKGHYGTPECRYVQENSGQTKYTFTVSLDKCGTEFVNAFDTQNQSYLENVLVLQNEAGIQEVWDTVRSVRCLWEGNIKDTLSVAFSIGMLTQEIITFSGDTAMARLDVVLGRGPFGEPANGLVKIGEQMTLVVAVSGDPGFDLQVKDCRAVDSEGKNSVVLTDEEGCILKPKLFGAFQKTRETGSTGASIIAYAYFNAFKFPDEMDLMIECNIELCKTDCDICSKEGQQVEPARRRRKRDAEGFNSTVMGDWVTMGKLVRVILPEDLNHKTALEVSTKDHICMATQSFVFSTAVLVTLLVITSFTSLCLWMNMNKREKVYLKY from the exons GTATGAGATTCCCCATCCTTCTTGTCACCATTCTGGTGGCATGTGCCATAGAAACTCTAGGCTACACTAGAACTGACAGAAGAGTATCTTCTATAG aCAAAAGGCAGGCAGCAAATGCAGACCAAATGGTGCAAAACATCCTGAATTGGTTACAGGACGTCTACGTTCAAAATAGTAGAAGCG TTCGACAAGGTACTCTTCGAGAATACCTCCCACCTTCCAATACAGAGAAGCCACGTCCGTTTAGACCTGGATATCCTCCAGCAGGGTATAGTCCGGAGCCGGCCTTCCCACTACCCACTAACCCCGCTACTGGGGGAATAACAGCCCCTGAAGGTTATCGCCCTGATGAGCAGGCTTCTGACGTCTTAATACCTCCAGAAATTGGTTCTGGAGGAGGTCAGAATGGATATCCTAAGGCCGATACTGTGAAGCCCAGTTTTACTTTACCTACAACGG GTGGCGCAAGTCCTCAAGCTACTAGGCCTACTACCACCATATATCCTTCAACATATCCTCAGGagcatacagggtatcccacAGGGCAGCCTACAGTGCCTTCAACTATTGCAGGTGAAAGCCAACCAGGTACGCTTCCAACTCGACCAGAAACCGGCCCCACCGTGACCTCTACATTGGGCATCGGATATCCCGATAGTACCCCAGGAGTACCTTTTACTAGTCAGACAGCGATTTCTACCTCAATTCCTGAGCAAACCCAGCCCAGCTATCCTCCTTATACTTCACCACCTCAAG GCACTCAAACCCCTGTTGCACCTGAAGGCACTACTTCCACTACTCAAGCAGAGCAAGCTACCACTACTTTGAACCACGAAACTTCCGCCCCTA GTACAACTCTCTCACCCTCTTCTCAAGCCCCTACAGAAGGAGCCGCACCCTCAACTCTGCCTCCTTCAACTACTTTAGCTCCTAATGTTCCTAGTGCTCCCGCTGAAACCACTACTGGAAGCACTCCTGCTGAATCTGAAGCTACTACTATTAGTCCTGAATCTAATACCATTCCAGGCCCGGCAAGAGCCGTTCCTGGCACTGTAGAAGCGGACGATTCCAAACATCCTCCTCATATACATGCAATCGACGTGCAGTGCAGCAAGGAATCGATGACTATCAATTTGGAATTCAATAGAGTCTTCGATGGAATCATCTACTCTAAAGGACACTACGGAACTCCAGAGTGCAGATACGTTCAAGAGAACTCTGGACAAACTAAATACACCTTTACTGTAAGCTTAGACAAATGCGGTACAGAGTTTGTTAACGCTTTTGATACTCAGAATCAGTCCTACCTGGAAAACGTGCTGGTTCTTCAAAATGAAGCAGGTATCCAGGAAGTTTGGGATACTGTAAGGTCAGTGAGGTGTCTCTGGGAAGGCAATATTAAGGACACATTGAGTGTTGCATTCAGCATTGGGATGTTGACTCAGGAAATTATCACCTTCAGCGGAGATACTGCAATGGCAAGACTTGATGTCGTACTTGGGCGAGGCCCTTTTGGAGAACCTGCAAATGGTTTAGTAAAGATCGGAGAACAAATGACTTTGGTAGTTGCAGTAAGTGGTGATCCAGGCTTTGATTTGCAAGTAAAGGACTGTAGGGCTGTTGATTCTGAAGGAAAAAACTCTGTAGTGCTCACAGATGAGGAGGGATGCATTCTGAAACCGAAATTATTTGGTGCTTTCCAGAAAACTAGAGAAACTGGCAGTACTGGAGCTTCTATTATTGCTTATGCTTACTTCAACGCCTTTAAATTCCCCGATGAAATGGATTTGATGATTGAGTGCAATATCGAGCTTTGCAAGACTGACTGCGATATATGCTCGAAAGAGGGTCAACAAGTAGAGCCTGCTAGAAGGAGGCGCAAGAGGGACGCTGAGGGATTCAACTCAACTGTAATGGGTGATTGGGTGACTATGGGGAAACTGGTGAGAGTTATTCTACCTGAAGATTTGAACCACAAAACTGCACTAGAAGTGAGCACTAAGGACCACATTTGCATGGCCACGCAGAGCTTTGTGTTTTCAACTGCGGTTTTAGTCACTCTTCTTGTAATAACCAGCTTTACAAGTTTGTGTTTATGGATGAACATGAACAAAAGGGAGAAGGTGTATTTGAAgtattaa
- the LOC136419923 gene encoding uncharacterized protein isoform X2 — MRFPILLVTILVACAIETLGYTRTDRRVSSIDKRQAANADQMVQNILNWLQDVYVQNSRSVRQGTLREYLPPSNTEKPRPFRPGYPPAGYSPEPAFPLPTNPATGGITAPEGYRPDEQASDVLIPPEIGSGGGQNGYPKADTVKPSFTLPTTGGASPQATRPTTTIYPSTYPQEHTGYPTGQPTVPSTIAGESQPGTLPTRPETGPTVTSTLGIGYPDSTPGVPFTSQTAISTSIPEQTQPSYPPYTSPPQGTQTPVAPEGTTSTTQAEQATTTLNHETSAPSTTLSPSSQAPTEGAAPSTLPPSTTLAPNVPSAPAETTTGSTPAESEATTISPESNTIPGPARAVPGTVEADDSKHPPHIHAIDVQCSKESMTINLEFNRVFDGIIYSKGHYGTPECRYVQENSGQTKYTFTVSLDKCGTEFVNAFDTQNQSYLENVLVLQNEAGIQEVWDTVRSVRCLWEGNIKDTLSVAFSIGMLTQEIITFSGDTAMARLDVVLGRGPFGEPANGLVKIGEQMTLVVAVSGDPGFDLQVKDCRAVDSEGKNSVVLTDEEGCILKPKLFGAFQKTRETGSTGASIIAYAYFNAFKFPDEMDLMIECNIELCKTDCDICSKEGQQVEPARRRRKRDAEGFNSTVMGDWVTMGKLVRVILPEDLNHKTALEVSTKDHICMATQSFVFSTAVLVTLLVITSFTSLCLWMNMNKREKVYLKY; from the exons ATGAGATTCCCCATCCTTCTTGTCACCATTCTGGTGGCATGTGCCATAGAAACTCTAGGCTACACTAGAACTGACAGAAGAGTATCTTCTATAG aCAAAAGGCAGGCAGCAAATGCAGACCAAATGGTGCAAAACATCCTGAATTGGTTACAGGACGTCTACGTTCAAAATAGTAGAAGCG TTCGACAAGGTACTCTTCGAGAATACCTCCCACCTTCCAATACAGAGAAGCCACGTCCGTTTAGACCTGGATATCCTCCAGCAGGGTATAGTCCGGAGCCGGCCTTCCCACTACCCACTAACCCCGCTACTGGGGGAATAACAGCCCCTGAAGGTTATCGCCCTGATGAGCAGGCTTCTGACGTCTTAATACCTCCAGAAATTGGTTCTGGAGGAGGTCAGAATGGATATCCTAAGGCCGATACTGTGAAGCCCAGTTTTACTTTACCTACAACGG GTGGCGCAAGTCCTCAAGCTACTAGGCCTACTACCACCATATATCCTTCAACATATCCTCAGGagcatacagggtatcccacAGGGCAGCCTACAGTGCCTTCAACTATTGCAGGTGAAAGCCAACCAGGTACGCTTCCAACTCGACCAGAAACCGGCCCCACCGTGACCTCTACATTGGGCATCGGATATCCCGATAGTACCCCAGGAGTACCTTTTACTAGTCAGACAGCGATTTCTACCTCAATTCCTGAGCAAACCCAGCCCAGCTATCCTCCTTATACTTCACCACCTCAAG GCACTCAAACCCCTGTTGCACCTGAAGGCACTACTTCCACTACTCAAGCAGAGCAAGCTACCACTACTTTGAACCACGAAACTTCCGCCCCTA GTACAACTCTCTCACCCTCTTCTCAAGCCCCTACAGAAGGAGCCGCACCCTCAACTCTGCCTCCTTCAACTACTTTAGCTCCTAATGTTCCTAGTGCTCCCGCTGAAACCACTACTGGAAGCACTCCTGCTGAATCTGAAGCTACTACTATTAGTCCTGAATCTAATACCATTCCAGGCCCGGCAAGAGCCGTTCCTGGCACTGTAGAAGCGGACGATTCCAAACATCCTCCTCATATACATGCAATCGACGTGCAGTGCAGCAAGGAATCGATGACTATCAATTTGGAATTCAATAGAGTCTTCGATGGAATCATCTACTCTAAAGGACACTACGGAACTCCAGAGTGCAGATACGTTCAAGAGAACTCTGGACAAACTAAATACACCTTTACTGTAAGCTTAGACAAATGCGGTACAGAGTTTGTTAACGCTTTTGATACTCAGAATCAGTCCTACCTGGAAAACGTGCTGGTTCTTCAAAATGAAGCAGGTATCCAGGAAGTTTGGGATACTGTAAGGTCAGTGAGGTGTCTCTGGGAAGGCAATATTAAGGACACATTGAGTGTTGCATTCAGCATTGGGATGTTGACTCAGGAAATTATCACCTTCAGCGGAGATACTGCAATGGCAAGACTTGATGTCGTACTTGGGCGAGGCCCTTTTGGAGAACCTGCAAATGGTTTAGTAAAGATCGGAGAACAAATGACTTTGGTAGTTGCAGTAAGTGGTGATCCAGGCTTTGATTTGCAAGTAAAGGACTGTAGGGCTGTTGATTCTGAAGGAAAAAACTCTGTAGTGCTCACAGATGAGGAGGGATGCATTCTGAAACCGAAATTATTTGGTGCTTTCCAGAAAACTAGAGAAACTGGCAGTACTGGAGCTTCTATTATTGCTTATGCTTACTTCAACGCCTTTAAATTCCCCGATGAAATGGATTTGATGATTGAGTGCAATATCGAGCTTTGCAAGACTGACTGCGATATATGCTCGAAAGAGGGTCAACAAGTAGAGCCTGCTAGAAGGAGGCGCAAGAGGGACGCTGAGGGATTCAACTCAACTGTAATGGGTGATTGGGTGACTATGGGGAAACTGGTGAGAGTTATTCTACCTGAAGATTTGAACCACAAAACTGCACTAGAAGTGAGCACTAAGGACCACATTTGCATGGCCACGCAGAGCTTTGTGTTTTCAACTGCGGTTTTAGTCACTCTTCTTGTAATAACCAGCTTTACAAGTTTGTGTTTATGGATGAACATGAACAAAAGGGAGAAGGTGTATTTGAAgtattaa